A section of the Jaculus jaculus isolate mJacJac1 chromosome 6, mJacJac1.mat.Y.cur, whole genome shotgun sequence genome encodes:
- the Zdhhc19 gene encoding palmitoyltransferase ZDHHC19 codes for MDSVSHQGREDLLALNPPSLPFLKNAMPLQKELQPLPLVSLSWLLPSLFAAFNVVLLVIFSGLFFAFPCRWLAQNGQWAFPMVTGLLFILTFFSLILLNFSDPGILHQGSSEQSPMRVHVVWLNHRAFRLQWCSKCCFHRPPRTYHCPWCNICVEDFDHHCKWVNNCIGHRNFRFFMLLILSLCLYSGSLLVTCLMFLVRTSHLPFSIDKAMAILVAVPAAGFLMPLFLLLLIQAMSVSTAERPYEGKCRYLQGYNPFDQGCANNWYLTICAPLGPKYMSEAILLQRMVGPDWVPEPNLHFPTCSSAHCPSGLPGPQLQSLGLYTPGKGPPGSGEASALQEVRKGTTGRGASEEALPELENDVDELLDMGSCQGQGAAGWYKLTEAFISGLLDMIRVIQKLGTPQKKGPDPSDPCLPQDNRCPLTS; via the exons ATGGACTCTGTGAGCCATCAGGGTAGAGAGGACCTGCTAGCTCTGAATCCCCCTTCTTTGCCATTTTTAAAGAATGCCATGCCACTCCAAAAAGAACTACAGCCATTACCTCTGGTCTCACTTTCCTGGCTCCTACCAAGTCTGTTTGCCGCCTTCAATGTAGTGCTGCTGGTCATTTTCAGTGGCCTCTTCTTTGCATTCCC TTGCAGGTGGCTGGCTCAGAACGGGCAGTGGGCCTTTCCCATGGTCACAGGTCTCCTCTTCATTCTTACCTTCTTCAGTCTCATTTTACTCAACTTCTCAGACCCTGGTATCTTACATCAAG GCTCCAGTGAGCAGAGCCCCATGAGGGTGCATGTTGTATGGCTGAACCACAGGGCCTTCCGCCTACAGTGGTGCTCAAAGTGCTGCTTCCACCGCCCACCCCGGACCTACCACTGTCCCTGGTGCAACATCTGTGTGGAG GACTTTGATCACCATTGCAAGTGGGTCAATAACTGCATCGGTCACCGCAACTTCCGCTTTTTCATGCTGCTCATCCTGTCCCTCTGCCTGTACTCTGGCTCTTTGTTGGTTACCTGCCTGATGTTCCTGGTTCGCACAAGCCATTTGCCCTTCTCCATAGACAAGGCCATGGC CATCCTTGTGGCAGTGCCTGCTGCGGGCTTCCTGATGCCACTCTTCCTGCTGCTTCTGATCCAGGCCATGTCGGTGAGCACAGCAGAGCGTCCCTACGAAGGCAAG TGCAGATATCTTCAGGGATACAACCCCTTTGACCAGGGCTGTGCTAACAACTGGTATTTAACAATTTGTGCACCACTGGGACCCAA GTACATGTCTGAAGCTATCTTGCTGCAGAGAATGGTGGGGCCTGACTGGGTGCCTGAGCCCAACTTGCACTTCCCAACATGTTCCTCTGCACATTGTCCCTCAGGCCTCCCTGGGCCTCAGCTCCAATCTCTGGGTCTCTACACACCAGGGAAGGGACCCCCTGGGAGTGGTGAAGCTTCAGCTCTCCAGGAGGTAAGAAAAGGCACCACTGGGAGAGGAGCATCT GAAGAGGCGCTCCCAGAGCTGGAGAATGATGTGGATGAGCTCCTGGACATGGGGAGCTGCCAGGGTCAAGGAGCTGCTGGCTGGTACAAACTCACTGAGGCCTTCATCTCTGGCCTGCTGGACATGATCCGGGTCATACAGAAACTGGGCACCCCCCAGAAGAAGGGTCCTGACCCAAGTGACCCGTGTCTCCCACAGGACAATCGTTGCCCCCTGACCTCTTAG